Within Limanda limanda chromosome 17, fLimLim1.1, whole genome shotgun sequence, the genomic segment tgcattaGCCAATTAATTCTCTGTATCactatttttacttattttaatcTTTGAGGATTGCACTACTAGTGTGGCTAATAATTTTGCTGTCCTGCAGTAGTCATAACAATGTTTACCGCCAGATTCGAGAGCTTCTTGCACTCATTAGACTCTGTATAACTGCTGTAGACATGCATATAACTACACAGTTCCTCCATATTTTCTCTGAAGGAGGTCCATGTGTAAATGTCAGAGTGCGACGCCCTGCAGTCTCTGCGAACTTTCTCCGCCTGGCCTCTTAGTTTAAAGTCGCACAATCTCACGTTGAAAAAGTGGTGTCATACATGGAGAAGACGCAGACAAATGTGTCAGGAGAgattgtggtgataagagccgacacgGTCGTCTGTGTGTTAAGTAGTTAATACATCGCTTCCTGCCTCTGGCTGCTCCACCTGTTGTGACCGTGTTGGTGTAGAGAGCCTCCCGCTGTGTGAAAGGCAGACTGCGGGCACACTCGAGCCAATTCTCAGgattttacccgcaggtcatgttTGAAAACGAAGACTTTAAAGCGCCTGTAGAGGCTTAAATTTTTTCTTAGATTAGTTGCTAAGGCCACTTCTATCTTGATCTTTGCTGTAGAAAATCAATTGGACGATGCACAATTTATCATTGTGTGTTGAGTTTTAATgaggtcttcttcttctgtgttgtCTGTAGCTGCGTGGAGGGTCCAAAATCCTCGCCCGGCCAGTCTCAGTCTCCCTCTTCAACAGACCTGAAGCCTCAGTAGAGCAGCaggttggtgttttttttcacatcctCCACATCAACAACTTGTATCTTTGGTTTTGAAAAAATCTGAGTAAATCAAAGGCATAActctttatttttgcactgttttctgtttctcaaCATCCGTCTGAATAATCAGTCTGACTTATTGGCTCTTTGCTGATGTGTAGCAGAGGCAATTAATAACtactttctcctctcctctcccaggCCTTGTTGCCACTCAGTCAATCTGTAGTCGCAACTCGCTCCTTCCAGACCAGCGCTGTCTCCCGAGACATCGACACCGCCGCCAAGTTCATCGGTGCTGGTGCTGCCACAGTGGGTGTGGCCGGCTCAGGAGCTGGAATCGGAACCGTGTTCGGCAGCCTCATCATTGGCTATGCCAGGTAACATTTTCACACAT encodes:
- the atp5mc1 gene encoding ATP synthase F(0) complex subunit C1, mitochondrial, whose protein sequence is MYACAKFVTSPAVLRGGSKILARPVSVSLFNRPEASVEQQALLPLSQSVVATRSFQTSAVSRDIDTAAKFIGAGAATVGVAGSGAGIGTVFGSLIIGYARNPSLKQQLFSYAILGFALSEAMGLFCLMVAFLILFAM